Genomic segment of Paenibacillus polymyxa:
CGAGAATAAAGGGGTTTCAACCCTTGAGCGGCCTGTAGAAGTATTCATTGAAGAAATTAACTGGATTCAGAAACACGGAATCACTAGTCTGGAGGAATACCAAGAAGTTGAACGTACTGGACGTGCAGGGACAAGAATAAGTAGGAGTACAAGGATTTACTTCTATATGGTATATGATAGATATTTGAGAATAAGAGATAATAAGGGATATTTGTATGACATGGAGGACTTAGCTTTTTATGTTCGTGAAGAGTTGAAAAATGATTCTTCTCAACGAATGTATAAGCATATCATTATTGATGAAGGACAGGATTTTTCACCTACTATGCTTCAATCATTGGCACTAGCTATTCCGAAAGGCGGTAGCTTAACATATTTCGGAGACGTGGCTCAACAGATTTATGGAAGTAGAATTTCCTGGCGTTCCGCAGGTTTTTTTAATCCATCAATTTGGGAATTTAGTCAAAACTATAGAAACACTAAAGAAATAGCTGCATTGGGATTAGCTATATCTAAGATGCCTTATTTTAAAGATGATACAGACTTAATAGAACCTCAATTTCCTCGTGCTTCTGGCCCATTACCTGCGATGATAAAGTTTAATAATGAGGAGGAAGAAATTAACTACTATCTAGAGACTGTAAAAGGTCTTTCAACAAACCAAATGGTAGCTATTTTGGTTCGAGATAGGGAGACGCTTAATTATGTCCGTAACAAGCTAGGGGAAAAGATGATACATTCCCAAAAACTTAGCGGAGATATGAACACTTGGATTTCTCGTCCTGGTGTTTGGGTAGGAACTTATCACTCAGCCAAAGGTCTTGAGTTTGACACAGTACTTATGCCGTTCTGCACAAGTGACAGACTTCCACCAGAAGAAAGAATTGTTTCCTTAGGTTCTGAAGAAGAGGCATTTAGTGAAGAAATAAAGCTTCTATATGTAGGAGTAACAAGAGCAAGACGTGGCCTAATTATTACATACGCTGATGAGCGTACAAAATTATTGCCGACAGATGCTGCCCTCTATCAGGAGGAAAACTATGGAGACTAATTTTGAACACGAGATTTCAAAACGAGGAATAACTCGGTTATGTCATTTTACTAAGGCAAGCAAACTACTCCATATTCTTAGAAATGAATCGGGTATAATTGCAAATTCCTTTTTAGATGACCAACTTGATTTGCTAGAAAAAAATGATGAAAATAGATATGATGGAAGAGAGGATTTTGTATGTTGTTCTGTAGAATATCCAAACACTTGGTATTTAAGAAGAATTAAAGATAACGATCCTGTTTTTAAAGAATGGGTTGTTTTGTTGATTAATCCTCAGCTACTTTTAGATGAAACCACTTTATTTTGTCATAGAAATGCTGCTGCAAATCGAGGGGCACATATTAAAGGTGGCTTTGCTGGCTTTAATGGGATGTTTAAGAACCCTGTGTTTGGCAAAACTACAATATATCGCTCGGAGAAAATGTTGACATGTTGTCCTACAGATGGACAGGCGGAGGTTCTAATTCATAAAAATATCTCCCGCTCCGATATCATAGGTATAGCTACACCTACAAAGGAACATGCCCGGAAAATGATAAGTAGAGTTAGCTTACTTTCAGATGCTCGTCAAGATATTAATTGGATTGTTTCGCCAGAACTATTCGATGTGAATTGGAATAACATTATTCGATTAGGAAGAAGGCCAATGGAAACTCCATATATTAAGGAGTGATTAGATGTCTGAACAACAGATGGTGCATAAGGTTGATAAGCAATTTGGCTCCCTTATTGGTGCTGCTATTGGAGATTCTTTAGGATGGCCACAAGAAGATAGGAGTTCTAAAATTGGTTCTTCTACCAATGTGCAAGTTGATTTTCAAAAGTGGATTAGGAAAGCAGGGGGGAGATATTACTCACATGAAGAAGAAATAAAAGCGGGTTCTTACAGTGACGACACACAATTAATTTTTTCTACTGCTCGAAGTCTTAAATATAAAAACTGGTATTCTCATTTTGTGAAAATTGAGTTACCTTCTTGGCCTTTATATGAAAGAGGAGGGGGAGGAGCTACTAAACGAGCTGCGGAAGCTTGGAGCAGTGGGAGTATGCCTTGGAATATTGAGAAGCAGGGCTTGCTCAATGTGAAGAAATACTTTGAAGCTGGCGGTAATGGGGTTTGTATGCGAATAATTCCCCATGTAATTTTCTCTAGTAGGAGTATTGAGGATATTGTCAATCAAGTGTTTTTAAATGGAATTTCAACTCATGGGCATCCTAGAGCTTTATTAAGTGCTATCTTGTATGCACACGCAGCACATTATTTGATGAATAAAGAGGGAACGCTTGGTTATGGTGAGTTGGTTACATACCTAATTGAACAAAAAAATAAATGGGGTGTTCAGCCAGTTCTTAACAACATGGATGATTGGCTGGAAGCTGCGAATATCTCTACAGAAAATAATTATGGTGCTATCTGGAATGAAACACTCGATGAACTTTTCAATGGACTGCATACGATCAATTCTGCTTTGAAACGCGGAATACTTGATACGGGTACAGATACTCTTAATAAACTTAATTGTTTTAATAAGAGTACTTTGGGGGCTGGGACAGTAGCAACACTTGTAGCTATCTACATGGCGTCAAAATATGCTTCTGACCCAGTTTCAGGTATCTTGGACACAGCATTTCTACGCGGTTCCGATTCAGATACAAACGCTTCAATGGTCGGAAGCCTATTTGGTACATTACACGGTACTGAATGGATAGTCCCTGAGTGGTTGCATGTTCAAGATTATGATTATGTTCGTAATTTGGTTGGCTCTTTTAGAGTAGACAGCTATAACGAATCTAAACAAAAATTGTGGGCTTTTTCTGACAACAAGCGTGTAAAAGATTTTATCACAAAAATGAAAATTGGAGATTACACTCAGATCGGGCCTTTCAATTCAGTATACTTGTCAGAAGTGATACGTCACAAAGTAAACGTGAGAAGTATAAATGCTATAACTTATAAGCTTTCTACTGAAGAGGGACAAACATTATATATAAAGTCGATAACTAAATTAAGTAAGAGGGAACTTATTACTTCTGTTGCATCAACAACTAAGAAAGATAGTTCTTTACAGTATAAAGAGTATGATTATTTAAAACACTCTTCTGGACAAAGACTAACATTCTCAGTAGAAGATTTATATGAACTCACAAAATTAATACCTTCAAAAATGTATGGTCGGAAATTAATTAGTTTATTAATTGAGTTACTAGAACAGATAAACAAAAAAAATATCACTACACTTAATCAGAGCGAAATAAAAAATCTGTGTGAAAGCTATATTCAAAAAGGGGTTAGTAAGGAACAGGTTTATCGAATCATAGATTTTATGCTGAGTAAAAAATCCAAGTAGTATGTGTGCACCGTCTTTTGATGAAAGACGGTGTTTTTTTTGGGGGCTCGGAGTTAGAAGGCCCTAAGGTGAATTCCCATTGAGCACCAATTTGGTATAGAGCATATCAGAACAATATATGATGAACAAAACTAGTTTAAACTGAGTTACAAATAAATAGATGGTCAGTTTGGGTGCTTCTGTCTTTGGGACATCTTGTCCTAGAGATGGTATATATATGAGATGAAACAACTTGATAGAGTGAAAATTGATGAAAATAAGTCTTACACTCCGATCCATCTCTTACGATTTGCGATTCGATTGACCCACGATACAGAATATAGATGAATAAAGGATTTTTTGAATTTTAGTTTTTCACAATTTAATTTATAAAAACTTAAAAACCATTGATAAATCAAGCTTTCTCGAACATTTTTCTCCTATACGCACGATACAGATTACGATATTGACTAAACTTACCAAAAGTACTTATTCCATCTACATTTTAGGTACTTTATCAATACGGCACGATACAAATTTTATTTGATACTAAATTTGGCTCGAACACGGCAAAAAGCTATATGGAATAAGTGTTTTATGCACATAAGACCAAGTTTCATGATTGAGCTTCGATAAGGGTGTCGATACAGGTTATAGTCGCTCATATGTTGATAAAGTGTTAACCTCAACCCTATCGCTATTCACTTACAAAATTTTTCTAGTCATGAGATCAAGGAATACAGAAATCTCGACCCCAGACTATTTGACTGTAAGTAGTCGAATGTATATGATTTCAATATATGGGTATACAAATCGATTAGAAGAGAAGGGATTACTGCGAGAGTAAAAACAAGAACTTGGGGCGTGGCTTTTCTCACTTTTAGTGCTATTGCGTTCGCTGTGGTAATTACTAATAGTGTTTTTGCTAGCAGCGATACTTCTGAAGAGTCAGATAGTGTTACAAAAGCAATAATTCCTGATAACGTATTAGAAGAACTTAATCATCCTGATAAAATTTATACTAAAGATGGATTATTTATAAAAAAATTGCAATCTCTCCATGATGAAGATAAGTTCAGTCAAGATGAAGTAGTCTACGATGGTTCGAAGACTACGAACAAAACAAAAGTGTCATTCAATATGATGCTACTTATATCAAGGAAGCAGACAGTAAATAGATTTGTGCACTAAAGCATTTGAAAAGTTAAGTTATATAATTAAAATATCTAGGGCGACTTCGGTTGCCTTTTTATTATGCTCAATTTAGACAAGGTCTTTTCCAACACTATGTCATAAAGTATGCTTTTAGACATATTAAAAATACACCTGTTTAATTGTGTCAATAAGTGGTATAATGAATTTAGTCACGCGACATGAATTGTGTATACTTTTTGGCACAATGTTGGGATAAGGGAGTGTAATTGTATTGAAAATAGCTTATGGTAGAGTATCTGCTAAG
This window contains:
- a CDS encoding ADP-ribosylglycohydrolase family protein codes for the protein MSEQQMVHKVDKQFGSLIGAAIGDSLGWPQEDRSSKIGSSTNVQVDFQKWIRKAGGRYYSHEEEIKAGSYSDDTQLIFSTARSLKYKNWYSHFVKIELPSWPLYERGGGGATKRAAEAWSSGSMPWNIEKQGLLNVKKYFEAGGNGVCMRIIPHVIFSSRSIEDIVNQVFLNGISTHGHPRALLSAILYAHAAHYLMNKEGTLGYGELVTYLIEQKNKWGVQPVLNNMDDWLEAANISTENNYGAIWNETLDELFNGLHTINSALKRGILDTGTDTLNKLNCFNKSTLGAGTVATLVAIYMASKYASDPVSGILDTAFLRGSDSDTNASMVGSLFGTLHGTEWIVPEWLHVQDYDYVRNLVGSFRVDSYNESKQKLWAFSDNKRVKDFITKMKIGDYTQIGPFNSVYLSEVIRHKVNVRSINAITYKLSTEEGQTLYIKSITKLSKRELITSVASTTKKDSSLQYKEYDYLKHSSGQRLTFSVEDLYELTKLIPSKMYGRKLISLLIELLEQINKKNITTLNQSEIKNLCESYIQKGVSKEQVYRIIDFMLSKKSK
- a CDS encoding 3'-5' exonuclease; translation: MTLPNPIGKQVEVLALPEHGHFVVLGTAGSGKTTLAIYRAAYLAKTHCAANERTLLVTFNKALVTFLKSISSDLLKNVDVLNYHRFARGYLAFRNKMGRNDIVPPYSQRYFTKTEIISEAYREIQNENKGVSTLERPVEVFIEEINWIQKHGITSLEEYQEVERTGRAGTRISRSTRIYFYMVYDRYLRIRDNKGYLYDMEDLAFYVREELKNDSSQRMYKHIIIDEGQDFSPTMLQSLALAIPKGGSLTYFGDVAQQIYGSRISWRSAGFFNPSIWEFSQNYRNTKEIAALGLAISKMPYFKDDTDLIEPQFPRASGPLPAMIKFNNEEEEINYYLETVKGLSTNQMVAILVRDRETLNYVRNKLGEKMIHSQKLSGDMNTWISRPGVWVGTYHSAKGLEFDTVLMPFCTSDRLPPEERIVSLGSEEEAFSEEIKLLYVGVTRARRGLIITYADERTKLLPTDAALYQEENYGD
- a CDS encoding DarT ssDNA thymidine ADP-ribosyltransferase family protein, yielding METNFEHEISKRGITRLCHFTKASKLLHILRNESGIIANSFLDDQLDLLEKNDENRYDGREDFVCCSVEYPNTWYLRRIKDNDPVFKEWVVLLINPQLLLDETTLFCHRNAAANRGAHIKGGFAGFNGMFKNPVFGKTTIYRSEKMLTCCPTDGQAEVLIHKNISRSDIIGIATPTKEHARKMISRVSLLSDARQDINWIVSPELFDVNWNNIIRLGRRPMETPYIKE